The following are from one region of the Vicugna pacos chromosome 9, VicPac4, whole genome shotgun sequence genome:
- the CAPN12 gene encoding calpain-12 isoform X1, with protein sequence MACGSRRVTIQLVNEEAGPGTRGPKLFRGQNYNAIRAACLDEGILFQDPYFPAGPDSLGYNQLGPNSKKAKGVEWKRPHEFCAEPQFICEDMSRTDVCQGSLGNCWFLAAAASLTLYPRLLCRVVPPGQGFQGGYAGIFHFQLWQFGHWVDVVVDDRLPVREGKLVFVRSAQRNEFWAPLLEKAYAKLHGSYEVMRGGHMNEAFVDFTGGVGEVLYLRQGTPGLFSALRHALAKESLVGATALSDRGEYRTEDGLVKGHAYSVTGTHKVSLGFTKVRLLRLRNPWGSVEWTGAWSDSCPRWDALPTEWRDALLVKKEDGEFWMELQDFLQHFDTVQVCSLSPEVLGPSPTGGGWHVHTFQGRWVRGFNSGGSQPGAETFWTNPQFRLTLLEPDEEEEEDDDEGPYGGWGAVGARGPARGGRIPKCTVLLSLIQRNRRRLRAQGLTYLTVGFHVFQIPEELLDLWDSPRSRALLPSLLRADRSRFCARRDVSCRCRLRPGHYLVVPSAAHTGDEADFTLRIFSERLHTALEIDDVISADMHALMVPYIPLELGLEQLFLELAGEEEELSAPQLQTLLSIVLEPARTHARNPREIGLRTCEQLLQCFGMPHSQHGRSLALHHFQQLWGHLLEWQAAFDKFDEDASGTMNSYELRLALNAAGFHLNNQLTQVLTSRYRDSRLRVDFEHFVSCLAQLICIFRHCSQHLDGGEGVVCLTHRQWMEVATFS encoded by the exons ATGGCGTGTGGAAGCAGGAGGGTCACCATTCAGCTGGTGAATGAGGAGGCAGGGCCTGGGACCAGGGGCCCGAAGCTTTTTCGGGGCCAGAACTACAATGCAATCCGAGCAGCCTGCCTGGATGAGGGAATCCTGTTCCAAGATCCCTACTTCCCTGCTGGCCCTGATTCTCTTGGCTATAACCAGCTGGGACCGAACTCGAAGAAGGCCAAAGGGGTGGAATGGAAGAGGCCGCAT GAGTTTTGTGCTGAGCCCCAGTTCATCTGTGAGGACATGAGCCGGACAGACGTGTGTCAGGGGAGCCTGG GTAACTGCTGGTTTCTTGCCGCCGCTGCCTCCCTCACTCTGTACCCCCGACTCCTGTGCCGGGTGGTCCCCCCAGGACAGGGTTTCCAAGGTGGCTATGCAGGTATCTTCCATTTCCAG CTCTGGCAGTTTGGCCACTGGGTGGACGTCGTGGTGGATGACAGGCTGCCTGTGCGTGAGGGGAAGCTGGTGTTCGTGCGCTCAGCTCAGCGGAACGAGTTCTGGGCCCCACTCCTGGAGAAGGCCTATGCCAA GCTCCACGGATCCTATGAGGTGATGCGAGGCGGCCACATGAATGAGGCTTTCGTGGACTTCACAGGCGGTGTGGGTGAGGTGCTCTACCTGAGGCAAGGCACCCCAGGCCTCTTCTCTGCCCTGCGCCATGCCTTGGCCAAGGAGTCCCTTGTGGGCGCCACTGCACTG AGTGATCGTGGTGAGTACCGTACTGAAGATGGGCTGGTGAAGGGACATGCATATTCAGTCACCGGCACACACAAG GTGTCACTGGGCTTCACCAAGGTGCGGCTTCTGCGGCTGCGGAACCCGTGGGGCAGTGTGGAGTGGACCGGGGCCTGGAGCGACAG CTGCCCACGCTGGGATGCACTCCCCACGGAGTGGCGAGATGCCTTGCTGGTGAAAAAGGAGGATGGCGAGTTCTG GATGGAACTGCAGGACTTCCTCCAACACTTCGACACCGTCCAGGTCTGCTCGCTGAGCCCTGAGGTGCTGGGCCCCAGCCCGACTGGAGGCGGCTGGCATGTTCACACCTTCCAAGGCCGCTGGGTGCGCGGCTTCAACTCTGGCGGGAGCCAGCCTGGTGCCG AAACTTTCTGGACCAACCCCCAGTTCCGGCTGACGCTGCTGGAGcctgatgaggaggaggaggaggatgatgatGAGGGGCCCtatgggggctggggggcagtgGGGGCACGAGGCCCTGCACGGGGGGGCCGCATCCCTAAGTGCACTGTGCTCCTGTCACTCATCCAGCGCAACCGGCGGCGACTGAGGGCCCAGGGCCTCACTTACCTCACAGTGGGATTCCACGTGTTCCAG ATCCCAGAGGAG CTGCTGGACCTGTGGGACTCCCCGCGCAGTCGGGCACTCTTGCCAAGCCTGCTGCGCGCCGACCGCTCGCGCTTCTGCGCCCGCCGCGACGTGAGCTGCCGCTGCCGCCTGCGCCCGGGCCACTACCTGGTGGTGCCCAGCGCGGCCCACACAGGCGACGAGGCCGACTTCACGCTGCGCATCTTCTCTGAGCGGCTCCACACCGCCCT GGAGATTGATGACGTGATCAGCGCCGACATGCATGCCCTCATG gtCCCCTACATTCCCCTGGAGCTGGGATTGGAGCAGCTGTTCCTGGAGCTGGcaggagag GAGGAAGAACTCAGTGCCCCTCAGCTCCAGACCTTATTAAGCATTGTCCTGGAGCCTG CCAGGACCCATGCTCGGAACCCCAGAGAAATCGGGCTCAGGACCTGTGAGCAGCTGCTACAGTGTTTTGGG ATGCCGCATTCCCAGCATGGGCGAAGCCTGGCCCTGCACCACTTCCAGCAGCTCTGGGGCCACCTCCTGGAGTGGCAG GCTGCATTTGACAAGTTTGATGAGGATGCCTCTGGAACCATGAACTCCTATGAGCTGAGGCTGGCGCTGAATGCGGCAG GCTTCCACCTGAACAACCAGCTGACCCAGGTCCTCACTAGCCGCTACCGGGACAGCCGTCTGCGTGTGGACTTCGAGCATTTTGTGTCCTGTTTGGCCCAGCTCATCTGCATCTTCC GCCACTGCAGCCAGCACCTGGATGGGGGCGAGGGGGTTGTCTGCCTGACCCACAGACAG TGGATGGAGGTGGCCACCTTCTCCTAG
- the CAPN12 gene encoding calpain-12 isoform X2 produces MACGSRRVTIQLVNEEAGPGTRGPKLFRGQNYNAIRAACLDEGILFQDPYFPAGPDSLGYNQLGPNSKKAKGVEWKRPHEFCAEPQFICEDMSRTDVCQGSLGNCWFLAAAASLTLYPRLLCRVVPPGQGFQGGYAGIFHFQLWQFGHWVDVVVDDRLPVREGKLVFVRSAQRNEFWAPLLEKAYAKLHGSYEVMRGGHMNEAFVDFTGGVGEVLYLRQGTPGLFSALRHALAKESLVGATALSDRGEYRTEDGLVKGHAYSVTGTHKVSLGFTKVRLLRLRNPWGSVEWTGAWSDSCPRWDALPTEWRDALLVKKEDGEFWMELQDFLQHFDTVQVCSLSPEVLGPSPTGGGWHVHTFQGRWVRGFNSGGSQPGAETFWTNPQFRLTLLEPDEEEEEDDDEGPYGGWGAVGARGPARGGRIPKCTVLLSLIQRNRRRLRAQGLTYLTVGFHVFQIPEELLDLWDSPRSRALLPSLLRADRSRFCARRDVSCRCRLRPGHYLVVPSAAHTGDEADFTLRIFSERLHTALEIDDVISADMHALMVPYIPLELGLEQLFLELAGEEEELSAPQLQTLLSIVLEPARTHARNPREIGLRTCEQLLQCFGHGRSLALHHFQQLWGHLLEWQAAFDKFDEDASGTMNSYELRLALNAAGFHLNNQLTQVLTSRYRDSRLRVDFEHFVSCLAQLICIFRHCSQHLDGGEGVVCLTHRQWMEVATFS; encoded by the exons ATGGCGTGTGGAAGCAGGAGGGTCACCATTCAGCTGGTGAATGAGGAGGCAGGGCCTGGGACCAGGGGCCCGAAGCTTTTTCGGGGCCAGAACTACAATGCAATCCGAGCAGCCTGCCTGGATGAGGGAATCCTGTTCCAAGATCCCTACTTCCCTGCTGGCCCTGATTCTCTTGGCTATAACCAGCTGGGACCGAACTCGAAGAAGGCCAAAGGGGTGGAATGGAAGAGGCCGCAT GAGTTTTGTGCTGAGCCCCAGTTCATCTGTGAGGACATGAGCCGGACAGACGTGTGTCAGGGGAGCCTGG GTAACTGCTGGTTTCTTGCCGCCGCTGCCTCCCTCACTCTGTACCCCCGACTCCTGTGCCGGGTGGTCCCCCCAGGACAGGGTTTCCAAGGTGGCTATGCAGGTATCTTCCATTTCCAG CTCTGGCAGTTTGGCCACTGGGTGGACGTCGTGGTGGATGACAGGCTGCCTGTGCGTGAGGGGAAGCTGGTGTTCGTGCGCTCAGCTCAGCGGAACGAGTTCTGGGCCCCACTCCTGGAGAAGGCCTATGCCAA GCTCCACGGATCCTATGAGGTGATGCGAGGCGGCCACATGAATGAGGCTTTCGTGGACTTCACAGGCGGTGTGGGTGAGGTGCTCTACCTGAGGCAAGGCACCCCAGGCCTCTTCTCTGCCCTGCGCCATGCCTTGGCCAAGGAGTCCCTTGTGGGCGCCACTGCACTG AGTGATCGTGGTGAGTACCGTACTGAAGATGGGCTGGTGAAGGGACATGCATATTCAGTCACCGGCACACACAAG GTGTCACTGGGCTTCACCAAGGTGCGGCTTCTGCGGCTGCGGAACCCGTGGGGCAGTGTGGAGTGGACCGGGGCCTGGAGCGACAG CTGCCCACGCTGGGATGCACTCCCCACGGAGTGGCGAGATGCCTTGCTGGTGAAAAAGGAGGATGGCGAGTTCTG GATGGAACTGCAGGACTTCCTCCAACACTTCGACACCGTCCAGGTCTGCTCGCTGAGCCCTGAGGTGCTGGGCCCCAGCCCGACTGGAGGCGGCTGGCATGTTCACACCTTCCAAGGCCGCTGGGTGCGCGGCTTCAACTCTGGCGGGAGCCAGCCTGGTGCCG AAACTTTCTGGACCAACCCCCAGTTCCGGCTGACGCTGCTGGAGcctgatgaggaggaggaggaggatgatgatGAGGGGCCCtatgggggctggggggcagtgGGGGCACGAGGCCCTGCACGGGGGGGCCGCATCCCTAAGTGCACTGTGCTCCTGTCACTCATCCAGCGCAACCGGCGGCGACTGAGGGCCCAGGGCCTCACTTACCTCACAGTGGGATTCCACGTGTTCCAG ATCCCAGAGGAG CTGCTGGACCTGTGGGACTCCCCGCGCAGTCGGGCACTCTTGCCAAGCCTGCTGCGCGCCGACCGCTCGCGCTTCTGCGCCCGCCGCGACGTGAGCTGCCGCTGCCGCCTGCGCCCGGGCCACTACCTGGTGGTGCCCAGCGCGGCCCACACAGGCGACGAGGCCGACTTCACGCTGCGCATCTTCTCTGAGCGGCTCCACACCGCCCT GGAGATTGATGACGTGATCAGCGCCGACATGCATGCCCTCATG gtCCCCTACATTCCCCTGGAGCTGGGATTGGAGCAGCTGTTCCTGGAGCTGGcaggagag GAGGAAGAACTCAGTGCCCCTCAGCTCCAGACCTTATTAAGCATTGTCCTGGAGCCTG CCAGGACCCATGCTCGGAACCCCAGAGAAATCGGGCTCAGGACCTGTGAGCAGCTGCTACAGTGTTTTGGG CATGGGCGAAGCCTGGCCCTGCACCACTTCCAGCAGCTCTGGGGCCACCTCCTGGAGTGGCAG GCTGCATTTGACAAGTTTGATGAGGATGCCTCTGGAACCATGAACTCCTATGAGCTGAGGCTGGCGCTGAATGCGGCAG GCTTCCACCTGAACAACCAGCTGACCCAGGTCCTCACTAGCCGCTACCGGGACAGCCGTCTGCGTGTGGACTTCGAGCATTTTGTGTCCTGTTTGGCCCAGCTCATCTGCATCTTCC GCCACTGCAGCCAGCACCTGGATGGGGGCGAGGGGGTTGTCTGCCTGACCCACAGACAG TGGATGGAGGTGGCCACCTTCTCCTAG